One stretch of Thermoproteota archaeon DNA includes these proteins:
- the neuC gene encoding UDP-N-acetylglucosamine 2-epimerase (hydrolyzing), producing MTKKIVFLTGTRADFGKLSSLMDAIDREKDFECHIFVTGMHTLEKYGNTFEEVQKNGYKNITIFHNQLDTNKQDIILANTIVGFSKYINEIHPNMIIVHGDRIEALAGAIVGSFNNILVAHIEGGEISGTVDELIRHAITKLSHVHFAANDDAKKRLIQLGESKDSIFVIGSPDIEVMTSVKLPSIETVKKHYKIPFNNFAVFIFHPVTTELNSLHSQISEVISALIDSKKNYVVIYPNNDTGTEIILDEIKRIEGGEKFSVFPSIRFLYFLTILKNAQFIIGNSSAAIREAEVFGTPAINIGTRQLNRSKNKDIVNVKPNKKSILEAIRQVENKRLKEMSFFGYIENTTEKFVDTLHSSSVWSIPIQKQFIDIHQN from the coding sequence ATGACTAAAAAAATTGTTTTTCTTACAGGAACAAGAGCTGATTTTGGAAAGCTCAGTTCATTAATGGATGCAATTGACAGAGAGAAAGATTTTGAGTGTCATATTTTTGTTACTGGAATGCATACTTTGGAAAAATATGGAAATACATTTGAAGAAGTTCAAAAAAATGGTTATAAAAATATCACCATATTTCATAATCAATTAGATACTAACAAACAAGATATTATCTTGGCAAATACAATTGTAGGCTTTTCAAAATATATTAATGAAATTCATCCTAACATGATAATTGTTCATGGTGATAGAATAGAAGCATTAGCGGGTGCAATTGTAGGTTCTTTTAACAATATTTTGGTTGCTCATATAGAAGGTGGAGAAATTTCAGGAACTGTGGATGAGTTAATTCGTCATGCGATAACAAAATTATCTCATGTTCATTTTGCAGCAAATGATGATGCAAAAAAAAGATTAATACAATTAGGAGAATCAAAAGATAGTATTTTTGTAATTGGATCTCCCGATATTGAAGTCATGACTAGTGTGAAATTGCCCTCAATAGAAACAGTAAAAAAACATTATAAAATTCCATTTAATAATTTCGCGGTGTTTATCTTTCATCCTGTTACCACTGAATTGAATTCGTTACATAGTCAAATTAGTGAAGTGATTTCTGCGTTAATAGACTCTAAAAAAAATTATGTAGTGATATACCCAAATAACGATACTGGGACAGAGATTATTCTAGATGAAATAAAAAGGATCGAAGGAGGAGAAAAGTTTTCCGTGTTTCCATCAATTAGATTTCTTTATTTTTTAACAATTTTAAAAAATGCTCAATTCATAATAGGTAATTCTAGTGCGGCTATAAGAGAAGCAGAAGTTTTTGGTACACCAGCAATCAATATCGGGACTAGACAGTTGAACAGAAGTAAAAATAAAGATATAGTTAATGTCAAACCAAATAAGAAAAGTATTCTTGAAGCGATTAGACAAGTTGAGAATAAAAGACTTAAGGAAATGAGTTTTTTTGGTTATATAGAAAATACTACTGAAAAATTTGTAGACACTTTGCATAGTTCATCAGTATGGAGTATTCCAATTCAAAAACAGTTCATTGATATACATCAAAACTAA
- a CDS encoding polyhydroxyalkanoate biosynthesis repressor PhaR, translated as MPKTIKIGKRKIGQDNPPFIIAEIGINHEGSFTKAKKMIKDAHLSGAECVKFQCHIIEDEMIENDVVPANANESIWNIMRRCSFSEEEEIELKNYVEELDMIYLNTPFSRAAANRLKKMKVSAYKIGSGECNNFPLIKHIASFGKPIILSTGMNDISTITNSVKILKKAKIDFALMHVTSMYPTPYEDVRLRFISKLKTKFPNTVVGLSDHSYGNYTCFGAVALGASIIEKHFTSNKNWKGPDIPISISPAELRDLIFGSNAIFKALGNKKNILPDEKITAKFAYASVVSIKDIKKGESFSKENIWVKRPGTGEIRAKYFEKLTSKKSKQDIKKNTQLKWSMIND; from the coding sequence ATGCCTAAAACAATTAAAATTGGAAAAAGAAAGATTGGTCAAGATAACCCCCCATTTATAATAGCTGAAATTGGAATTAATCATGAAGGTAGTTTTACTAAAGCAAAAAAAATGATAAAAGATGCACATTTGAGCGGTGCAGAATGTGTAAAATTTCAATGTCATATAATCGAAGATGAAATGATTGAAAATGATGTTGTACCTGCTAATGCAAATGAATCAATTTGGAATATTATGAGACGATGTTCTTTTTCTGAAGAAGAAGAAATCGAATTAAAAAACTATGTAGAAGAATTAGATATGATATATCTTAATACACCTTTTTCCCGTGCTGCTGCAAATAGGTTAAAAAAAATGAAAGTTTCTGCATATAAAATTGGTTCAGGTGAGTGTAATAATTTTCCGTTAATAAAACATATTGCGTCATTTGGAAAACCAATTATTTTAAGCACTGGAATGAACGATATATCCACAATTACTAATAGTGTTAAGATTTTAAAAAAAGCAAAAATTGATTTTGCGTTAATGCATGTAACTTCAATGTATCCTACACCATATGAGGATGTTCGATTACGATTTATTTCTAAATTAAAAACTAAATTTCCAAACACAGTTGTAGGTCTAAGTGATCATAGTTATGGAAATTATACATGTTTTGGTGCAGTGGCACTTGGAGCATCAATAATTGAAAAACATTTTACTTCAAATAAAAATTGGAAAGGACCAGATATTCCAATATCCATTAGTCCTGCAGAGTTAAGAGATCTTATTTTTGGAAGTAATGCAATCTTTAAAGCATTAGGAAATAAAAAGAATATTCTCCCAGATGAAAAAATAACTGCAAAATTTGCCTATGCTTCAGTTGTATCAATTAAAGATATTAAAAAAGGAGAATCTTTTTCAAAAGAAAATATTTGGGTTAAGAGACCAGGAACAGGAGAGATACGAGCAAAGTATTTTGAAAAATTAACTAGTAAAAAATCTAAACAAGATATCAAAAAGAATACACAACTTAAATGGAGTATGATTAATGACTAA